Proteins co-encoded in one Gossypium arboreum isolate Shixiya-1 chromosome 11, ASM2569848v2, whole genome shotgun sequence genomic window:
- the LOC108470537 gene encoding heavy metal-associated isoprenylated plant protein 36 translates to MATTDGKPEIKQESKPEAKQESKEVEDNQAPPLKYKAWVLKVSIHCEGCKRKVERTLRKIEGVYEAYADLKQQKATVKANLHVNAETLIKKLVKKGRHAELWPEKAESKEKKQGKPKNKDKQGGQANGEGANNGNHGGDKQKETVKNEVKVQQEDGAKSSENGGGSSKNGEGCSNVSKANDQGGGGAACKNGVQVKEPKTEVKQNVTPVAGNQSSVAEKKGGGSGAGGDTEGNGNGNAGEKSGNGSGSKKNKRKGQKANTDEGGEQHSGDAVPASIESHFKVHGPHGPVPMPSPANHSPPRQHPVYEYPTYYHAPPVYLTSYNTAYPSSSYTASYYTSPPPYSYAYMHPGHTTERQTSDMDMYSSYPSYSSRPSDSFEMFSDENPNACSIM, encoded by the exons ATGGCTACAACAGATGGAAAACCAGAAATTAAACAAGAATCTAAACCAGAAGCCAAGCAAGAATCTAAAGAAGTTGAAGATAACCAAGCACCTCCTCTCAAGTATAAG gCTTGGGTGTTGAAAGTCTCCATTCATTGCGAAGGCTGCAAAAGGAAAGTGGAAAGGACTCTAAGAAAAATCGAGG GTGTTTACGAGGCTTATGCTGATTTGAAACAACAAAAAGCCACTGTAAAAGCCAACTTGCACGTAAATGCTGAGACTCTGATCAAGAAACTAGTGAAGAAAGGGAGACATGCAGAGCTATGGCCTGAAAAGGCTGAATCAAAAGAGAAAAAACAAGGGAAACCCAAGAACAAAGATAAACAAGGTGGCCAAGCAAATGGTGAAGGAGCTAATAATGGCAACCATGGAGGTGATAAACAGAAAGAGACCGTCAAAAATGAAGTCAAGGTTCAACAAGAGGATGGTGCTAAAAGCTCTGAAAATGGCGGTGGCTCTAGCAAGAATGGTGAGGGTTGTAGTAACGTTAGCAAAGCCAATGATCAAGGTGGCGGTGGTGCAGCTTGTAAAAACGGTGTACAAGTTAAGGAGCCGAAGACTGAGGTGAAGCAAAATGTGACCCCGGTAGCCGGTAATCAGTCATCGGTGGCTGAGAAGAAAGGTGGTGGTAGTGGTGCCGGCGGTGATACTGAGGGTAACGGTAATGGCAATGCTGGTGAGAAAAGTGGCAATGGCAGTGGGAgtaaaaagaataaaagaaagggGCAAAAAGCTAATACCGATGAGGGTGGTGAGCAGCATTCTGGTGATGCAGTACCTGCATCCATTGAATCACATTTTAAAGTGCATGGACCCCATGGTCCAGTTCCCATGCCATCCCCAGCCAATCATAGCCCACCACGTCAGCACCCAGTGTACGAGTACCCAACGTATTACCATGCACCACCGGTGTACCTCACTAGCTACAACACGGCGTATCCAAGCAGTAGCTATACTGCATCCTATTACACCTCACCACCACCGTATTCGTATGCATACATGCACCCGGGTCACACAACCGAACGTCAAACGTCGGATATGGACATGTACTCATCCTATCCATCGTATTCATCACGTCCGTCCGATTCCTTCGAGATGTTCAGCGACGAAAACCCGAATGCATGTTCAATCATGTGA
- the LOC108470977 gene encoding 40S ribosomal protein S21-like: MQNEEGQNMDLYIPRKCSATNRLITSKDHASVQINVGHLDELGRYTGTFSTFALCGFVRAQGDADSALDRLWQKKKAEVRQQ, from the exons ATGCAGAACGAAGAGGGTCAAAACATGGATCTTTACATCCCCAGGAAGTG TTCCGCCACTAACAGGCTCATCACCTCTAAGGATCACGCTTCCGTCCAAATCAACGTGGGACACTTGGATGAGCTTGGCAGATACACTGGCACATTCTCCACTTTTGCTCTTTGTGGATTTGTCCGTGCCCAG GGTGATGCTGACAGTGCTCTTGACAGGCTTTGGCAGAAGAAGAAAGCTGAAGTCCGACAGCAGTAG